A stretch of Aythya fuligula isolate bAytFul2 chromosome 1, bAytFul2.pri, whole genome shotgun sequence DNA encodes these proteins:
- the LOC116498972 gene encoding olfactory receptor 51G2-like yields the protein MEHDSHTTWEFNGSFYQPSAFLMMGIPGLEALHHWISIPFCALYFIALLGNCLILFIVKKTQSLHEPMYYFLSMLAITDLGLVLCTLPTTLGIFWFNIRRIGFDACLTQMYFIHILSFIESSVLLAMAFDRFIAISHPLRYPSILTKATVIKIGLAIILRGMVSLLPIPFLLKRLTYCGKTELSHSFCFHPDIMNLACADIKVNVFYGMIILLSTVGMDLIFIVLSYILIIKTVISLATKEECLKALNTCVSHICAVLIFFIPMIGLSMIHRFGKNIPPLVKTLVAYTYLIIPPALNPIIYSIKSSHIREALFRALWRKSESDW from the coding sequence ATGGAGCATGACTCACATACCACGTGGGAATTCAATGGCTCCTTCTATCAGCCTTCAGCTTTCCTCATGATGGGCATCCCAGGCCTGGAAGCCCTTCACCACTGGATCTCCATCCCTTTCTGTGCACTCTACTTTATTGCTCTCTTGGGAAACTGCCTGATCCTATTCATCGTAAAGAAGACCCAAAGTCTTCATGAACCAATGTACTACTTCCTCTCCATGCTGGCAATCACTGACCTGGGCTTGGTTTTATGTACATTGCCTACTACTCTGGGCATTTTTTGGTTTAATATCCGAAGGATTGGGTTTGATGCTTGCCTCACTCAGATGTACTTCATCCATATACTGTCCTTCATCGaatcctctgtgctgctggcaatGGCGTTTGACCGCTTCATTGCCATCTCCCATCCACTGAGATATCCATCTATACTGACCAAGGCAACTGTCATAAAAATAGGTCTAGCAATTATATTGAGAGGCATGGTCTCCCTCCTTCCCATACCCTTCTTGCTCAAAAGATTAACCTATTGTGGTAAGACTGAGCTTTCTCATTCATTTTGCTTCCATCCTGATATCATGAACCTAGCATGTGCAGATATAAAGGTCAATGTCTTCTATGGTATGATCATTCTCTTATCAACTGTGGGGATGGACTTAATCTTCATTGTGCTGTCCTACATCCTGATCATTAAAACTGTTATCAGCCTTGCAACTAAGGAGGAGTGTCTCAAGGCTTTGAATACATGTGTCTCCCACATCTGTGCTGTCCTAATATTCTTCATCCCAATGATCGGACTGTCCATGATTCATCGCTTTGGAAAGAATATTCCTCCTCTAGTTAAAACTTTGGTGGCCTACACTTACCTTATAATTCCCCCTGCTCTCAACCCCATTATCTACAGTATAAAATCTAGCCACATCCGTGAGGCTTTGTTCAGGGCACTGTGGAGGAAGAGTGAATCTGACTGGTAG
- the LOC116498307 gene encoding olfactory receptor 51E2-like — translation MPFPNSSDLSPASFILASIPGLEAAHFWVAIPLCSVYIMAVAGNCAVLFIVKTEPSLHVPMYFFLCMLAAIDLALSTSTVPRVLAFYWFNTREISFSACLIQMFFIHTLSAIESTILLAMAVDRYVAICHPLRHAAILTNATTVKIGLAAMARGVLFFLPLPLLLLPLPFCRSRELSHSFCLHQDVMNLACANTTPSVVYGLTAILLVMGLDALLICLSYLLILKSVLRLASWRERLKVFSTCIAHICVVLAFYVPLIGLSVVHRFGKDLVPLVHIIMGNMYILVPAVLNPIIYGVRTKQIQRRILNLIHISNNRTAQ, via the coding sequence ATGCCCTTCCCCAACAGCTCTGACCTCAGCCCAGCCTCCTTCATCTTGGCCAGCAtcccagggctggaggctgcccaTTTCTGGGTGGCGATCCCTCTGTGCTCCGTGTACATCATGGCTGTAGCAGGCAACTGCGCAGTGCTGTTCATTGTGAAGACAGAGCCCAGCCTGCATGTTCCcatgtatttcttcctctgcatgcTGGCTGCCATTGACCTGGCCTTGTCCACGTCCACAGTGCCACGTGTCCTTGCCTTCTACTGGTTCAACACCAGGGAGATCAGCTTCAGTGCCTGCCTCATCCAGATGTTCTTCATACACACCCTCTCAGCCATTGAGTCCACCATCCTCCTGGCCATGGCTGTGGACCGGTATGTGGCAATCTGCCACCCACTGAGACATGCTGCCATCCTCACCAATGCCACAACAGTGAAAATAGGGCTGGCAGCCATGGCCAGAGGAGTCCTCTTCTTCTTGCCCTTGCCtttgctcctcctgccccttcccttctGCAGGTCGCGGGAGCTGTCACACTCCTTCTGCCTGCACCAGGACGTGATGAACCTGGCCTGCGCCAACACTACCCCCAGTGTGGTGTATGGCCTCACCGCCATCCTGCTGGTCATGGGATTGGACGCCCTCCTCATCTGCCTCTCCTACCTCCTGATCCTCAAGTCTGTCTTGCGGCTGGCTTCATGGAGGGAGAGGCTCAAGGTGTTCAGCACCTGCATCGCCCATATCTGTGTAGTCCTGGCCTTCTACGTGCCACTGATTGGGCTGTCCGTGGTGCACAGGTTTGGGAAGGACCTGGTTCCACTCGTCCATATCATCATGGGGAACATGTACATTCTGGTGCCTGCCGTGCTCAACCCCATCATTTATGGGGTGAGGACCAAACAGATACAAAGGAGGATCCTGAATTTAATTCACATCTCCAACAATAGAACTGCCCAGTGA
- the LOC116497051 gene encoding olfactory receptor 52R1-like — protein MSSLNFTTPFHPPTFLLAGIPGLEKEQFWIAFPFCIMYTIAVLGNITLLIIIKTEPSLHEPMYLFLAMLAFTDLVLSTSTLPKMLGIFWLGSREIGFLSCLAQLFFIHTFSSVESGVLMAMALDRYFAICYPLRHSSILSMPVVVALGILVLVRGVLLVSPLCFLLHRLSFCQHHVISHSYCEHMAVVKLACGDTRVNVVYGLFVAFVVTGFDIVLIFVSYTMILRVVMRLSSTDTQLKAVSTCASHACVILAFYVPALFTFLTHRFGQSVPPHVHIMVANLYLLVPPMLNPIIYGVRTKQLCEKMVLLFQQKGA, from the coding sequence ATGTCTTCCCTGAACTTTACCACCCCCTTCCATCCTCCTACTTTCCTCCTGGCTGGCATTCCTGGGCTGGAAAAGGAGCAATTCTGGATTGCCTTTCCCTTCTGCATCATGTATACCATCGCTGTGCTGGGGAACATCACCCTTCTCATCATTATAAAGACAGAGCCAAGCCTGCATGAGCCCATGTACCTCTTCCTGGCCATGCTGGCCTTCACTGACTTGGTCCTCTCTACATCCACGCTTCCCAAAATGCTTGGCATCTTCTGGCTTGGCTCCAGGGAGATTGGGTTTCTCTCCTGTCTTGCTCAGTTGTTCTTCATCCACACCTTCTCGTCGGTGGAGTCAGGCGTGCTCATGGCCATGGCCTTGGATCGCTATTTCGCCATTTGCTACCCCCTGCGGCACTCCAGCATCCTCTCCATGCCGGTGGTGGTGGCCCTTGGGATCCTGGTGCTGGTGCGCGGGGTGCTTCTGGTGAGTCCCCTCTGCTTCCTGCTCCACAGGCTGTCCTTCTGCCAGCATCATGTTATCTCCCATTCCTACTGCGAGCATATGGCCGTGGTGAAGCTGGCGTGCGGGGACACCAGAGTCAATGTCGTTTATGGCCTCTTTGTGGCTTTTGTAGTGACAGGATTTGACATAGTCCTGATCTTTGTGTCCTACACGATGATTCTGCGGGTGGTAATGAGACTGTCATCCACGGACACACAGCTCAAGGCCGTTAGCACTTGTGCATCCCATGCCTGTGTCATCCTTGCGTTTTATGTCCCTGCCCTCTTCACGTTCCTCACCCACCGGTTTGGGCAGAGCGTCCCTCCCCATGTCCATATAATGGTGGCCAATCTCTACCTGCTGGTGCCCCCCATGTTAAACCCCATCATTTACGGTGTGCGAACCAAGCAGCTCTGTGAAAAGATGGTCCTCCTCTTCCAGCAGAAGGGAGCCTGA
- the LOC116502198 gene encoding olfactory receptor 51G2-like: protein MSPGNSSHVLAFLLAGIPGMARFHRWVFIPFGLMYLIAMLGNGIILLVVRAHHSLHEPMYYFLSMLATTDLGLTLSTLPTVLCVFWFHAREISFPVCLTQMFFIHAFSFMESSVLLAMAFDRYVAVCFPLRYSSILTGARIAKIGLGIIARCTLALLPLICLLTRLPFCRSHVLSHPYCLHQDMIQLACTDATLNSLYGLTLVSMVILDSLLIAFSYAMIIRAVLGITSREEQARALNTCVAHFCAVLIFYIPLAGLSIIHRYGKNAAPISHTLMANVYLFVPPVLNPILYSMKNKAIRRGLLRLLCRRAAWPGHGWRH, encoded by the coding sequence ATGTCCCCGGGGAACAGCAGCCATGTCCTGGCTTTCCTGCTGGCAGGCATCCCTGGGATGGCTCGTTTCCACCGCTGggttttcattccttttggTCTGATGTATCTGATTGCAATGCTGGGAAATGGCATCATCCTGCTGGTTGTGAGAGCCCATCACAGCCTCCACGAGCCCATGTACTATTTCCTTTCGATGCTGGCCACCACAGACCTGGGCCTGACTCTGTCCACCCTGCCCACCGTGCTGTGTGTCTTTTGGTTCCACGCTAGAGAGATCAGCTTCCCCGTCTGCCTCACCCAGATGTTCTTCATCCACGCCTTCTCCTTCATGGAGTCCTCAGTGCTTCTGGCCATGGCCTTTGATCGCTACGTGGCCGTCTGCTTCCCGCTGAGGTACTCCTCCATCCTCACTGGGGCCAGGATTGCAAAGATCGGGCTGGGGATCATTGCCCGATGCACTCTGGCACTGCTTCCATTAATCTGCCTTCTTACACGGCTGCCTTTCTGCAGATCCCATGTGCTTTCTCACCCCTATTGCCTGCACCAGGACATGATACAGCTCGCATGCACAGATGCCACCTTGAACAGCCTCTATGGCTTAACCCTGGTGTCGATGGTGATCCTAGACTCGCTGCTCATCGCCTTCTCCTACGCCATGATCATTAGGGCCGTGCTGGGCATCACCTCCAGAGAGGAGCAGGCCAGAGCCCTCAACACTTGTGTCGCTCACTTCTGTGCTGTCCTCATCTTCTACATCCCTTTGGCTGGCCTCTCCATTATACACCGGTACGGGAAGAACGCTGCACCCATTAGCCACACTCTCATGGCCAATGTCTACCTTTTTGTCCCTCCCGTGTTGAACCCCATTCTCTACAGCATGAAAAACAAGGCCATTCGCAGGGGCCTCCTCAGGCTCCTGTGTCGAAGAGCTGCCTGGCCTGGCCATGGCTGGAGGCATTAA
- the LOC116502183 gene encoding hemoglobin subunit epsilon → MVHWTAEEKQLITSIWSKVNVEECGAEALARLLIVYPWTQRFFSSFGNLSSPTAIIGNPKVRAHGRKVLSSFGEAVKNLDNIKNTYAKLSELHCEKLHVDPENFRLLGDILIIVLAAHFARDFTPACQFAWQKLVSVVAHALARKYH, encoded by the exons ATGGTGCACTGGACAGCTGAGGAGAAGCAGCTCATCACCAGCATCTGGAGCAAGGTCAACGTGGAGGAATGCGGAGCTGAGGCTCTGGCCAG gctgctgatCGTCTACCCCTGGACCCAGAGGTTCTTCTCTTCCTTCGGGAACCTGTCCAGCCCCACTGCCATCATCGGTAACCCCAAGGTCCGTGCCCATGGCAGGAAGGTGCTCAGCTCCTTTGGGGAAGCCGTGAAGAACCTGGACAACATCAAGAACACCTACGCCAAGCTGTCCGAGCTGCACTGTGAGAAGCTGCACGTGGACCCCGAGAACTTCAGG ctcctcggAGACATCCTGATCATCGTCCTGGCTGCCCACTTCGCCAGGGATTTCACCCCCGCTTGCCAGTTTGCCTGGCAAAAGCTGGTCAGCGTCGTGGCTCACGCGCTGGCCCGCAAGTACCACTGA
- the LOC116489378 gene encoding hemoglobin subunit beta yields the protein MVHWTAEEKQLITGLWGKVNVADCGAEALARLLIVYPWTQRFFSSFGNLSSPTAILGNPMVRAHGKKVLTSFGDAVKNLDNIKNTFAQLSELHCDKLHVDPENFRLLGDILIIVLAAHFTKDFTPDCQAAWQKLVRVVAHALARKYH from the exons ATGGTGCACTGGACAGCCGAGGAGAAGCAGCTCATCACCGGCCTCTGGGGCAAGGTCAATGTGGCCGACTGTGGTGCTGAGGCCCTGGCCAG gctgctgatCGTCTACCCCTGGACCCAGAGGTTCTTCTCTTCCTTCGGCAACCTGTCCAGCCCCACCGCCATCCTTGGCAACCCCATGGTCCGCGCCCATGGCAAGAAAGTGCTCACCTCCTTCGGAGATGCCGTGAAGAACCTGGACAACATCAAGAACACCTTCGCCCAGCTGTCCGAGCTGCACTGCGACAAGCTGCACGTGGACCCCGAGAACTTCAGG CTCCTGGGTGACATCCTCATCATCGTCCTGGCCGCCCACTTCACCAAGGATTTCACTCCTGACTGCCAGGCCGCCTGGCAGAAGCTGGTCCGCGTGGTGGCCCACGCTCTGGCCCGCAAGTACCACTAA